From the genome of Toxoplasma gondii ME49 chromosome XII, whole genome shotgun sequence:
catgcgttccttTCCCTGGATGCAGAGCGCGGTACCGAAGCGATCAGCAGcgggtgaagaagaagagcgaggctcagtttgagaaggagaaagaggagatgATTGGGAAGCTGAAAGACTTTGGAAACTTCGTCCTGGGCAAAGtcggtctttctctcgacaaCTTCAAAGTTGAACAGAACCCGGATACTGGGGCGTACAACATTTCCTTCCAGCAAAATGCACAGCCGCCGGCTGGAGCCGCAGCAAGTCAGTGAAGGAGAATGCGCAGAAAGCGGGGAAACTCGTGAAAAGACTGGGAAACAAGAGGGGAACTGCCGAGGAcacgaactgcatgcgccgtgAGGCTTcaaacagagacaccaggGTGTGGGTAGCGAGCGTTTGGAGAGgagtgaaagagagagagatgtacCTTTTTTAAGACGAGTATGCGTTTTCGAAGCAAGGCGATGACGATAAGTGGTGGTTTTTACAATGAGGAGAGAAATGGAACGAGGAGGGGATGTTGCGTTCGACGACCACGTATCACAAAGATGGAGTATAGGAGAAGGCTCTGAAGAGAAACGTCGAAGAAGGTGGGGAAAGGCGCAGCTTGCTGGAGGACTCTCGAGTAATCGCGAGAGTACTCGGGGAGTTGCACGAGTGTATGACCTATGAAAACAGGCATGTTCGTGTGTTCCCCTTTTAGCTTTTCGCCTTTTGCCATTTACCTTATGGGGGACCGAAGAGTGGAAGGACGAAATCGCATTCGCGTATTTCTGGTGTCTATGCGCGTCGTCTCTCACTTTCCCTTACGAAGGCATCGCCTTTCTAAAATAGGTAATAGTGTgtgtttttccgttttcgTGCTTTTCGACGACAGACTCGTAGTGACAAGGGCTCGTCTGGTAGCACCTGCTACTTTTTATTTCCTCGTTCCTGGTCAGGCGATGCTAATGCGTTGCCCCGCAGTTGCTCCTGCTTCGAACGGCTAGGCTGTCTGTATGCAGagcgtcttcgctgtcgccaGCATCGGTTCGCAGGTGGATGTGGATTCTGATGTTTTCGGTGCTTCCAAAGGGAGCAGATATGTaacgagagacgcggaggatACAGACGCCCGTAGAAATCCGACTTACAACAGACAACTCAGCCTAGGCACGAAACGCGTGCAGACTAATCTtaagaaagaaagagggaagaaagagaattTTTTCtggagggaaggagacatgGTGTCGATGCATGGGTGTATTTCTGAGGCGCTTGCGACACCCTGATATTTAGGTGTCTGTTTTGTTCCCAGTCCGTGCTACTCTTTGCAACGTATCAGGGGGagcctctctgttttttctgtccatCGCGATAACATTCGTTTTTGTGGGATAGAGAAGTTCTTGTGGCTTTCTGCTGCGACTGCGTAGACTGGTCTTGTGACCTCGTGCAGCTGCCTTAGTATTTCTCCTTGTCGCTACTCTCTCACTATAATCCTTGGTAAATGGCTAGAGTTCACGTCACCGTTTTTGGAGCACACCCCTCGGAAGGCGGTGAGGCCTCAGCGCCTTTGATGCATATCATTTCCGCCGAAGACAGTACAGAACGGTTCATCGGGTTACTGCTTAGAACGTGCTGGTCGTCGTTTCTCCGAAACCACGAAGCGACGCCCGCTTTCTGTTAGCTTCCCCGTTGTGTAGTCAACCCTCGGATGCCGGAAGGTGACTACGTCCCACAATGAGGCCAGGCGTTCGATGCGCGTACAGAACGCGAGCCTACGCTGCAATCACGTGTAGGCGGTGACGACAGGGAATTCGCTGGCTTACTGCTCTCGGAAGCATCGGTCTGACACAAAAGGACTCACGCGTCGGAAGGACCTTTCTGTTCAACCAAACGAAGCACAGCCTTGGGAAGTCACGAACAGACAGGAAAGCATCCGTGTGTGGACGAGATTGGTCATGCTGCTGTGTTGGGGCCTCTTGAAAGTAACGTTTGTAAATTTCACGCTTCTCGCAAACAAAGGGACGAGATGAGAGGCCCAAAACGTTGCGTCTTCTTGCACCGAGGAGGTTTCTTGACAATCTCTGGTCGCTCGGAGGACTAAGGCAATGCAGAACCTGTGGAAGGTAGTCCGTAAAGCGCAGTGAAGAGTGGAACGGAGAAGTTGGTGCTGAAGACAAATACCACGATGAGTCAACACGTGGTGAAGCCACACAAGACACATCGGCTTTTATATCCGGTCTCGGAAGACGGCTTCACGATCGATTCATAAAAAGGAAGTAAGGAAAAGCACATTTCTGCCATCCAGGACACCTCGCATGTGGGCCCTTGGACGTAGGTAGATCTCCCTCTCTCACAGAAATGAGGAAGCCATCGCTGTCTTTTGGTTTTTCTTGGAAAGACAGTGTTGAATGAGGAAACCAGAGAGTGTCAACTATCTGCGACTGGTCGCGCTGACACCTTTATTTCTGTCCCAACTTTCAGTTGCATCCTCAGTTCTCTAATGCGCTTCGGTTTGTTGCGTCTGTAGAGTCTCCCCTTCTACAACGAAGACGCACAACAGGTTTTCTATTCCTCCATAGGCGAAACAATTTATTAAACTTATTATCAGTCTCTCTCGGAAAGTGCTTGTAGCCAGCAAGAAAACCAACAGCAGCCCCATCAAGAGGTACCTGCCAGCCCCAGGAGGTGCGGGGCGCCATTACGTTGAAGCTTTCCTTGGTCTAAAAGTCGCGAAGTGTGCAGAAGTTCACAAGAAAGCGGtatcttctttttcgtctttgtctaTCGCAATACTCGACCCACACGTCCAGGTACCGTACAGTATGAGTCAAACCGACAGCTACTGACATTTCGACCGAAAACGTGGATCCTTCAGCTTCAAACGTTTCTTGCAGTACCTGAGAGACGGAGATATTGCTTCCAACCACTATTTTTCAAGAACTCAGAAGCGGAGGTACCAGCACCATCTCCAGAATTGCCGGGTTCTCGCGTAGTTGGCCAAAGTGTGCCATATAACGGACACGGGTGTGCTTCCAAACGGTTAAAATCAGATTGCTGAGCTGTTCAAGGTTTTCGACATTTTCCAGACAGGCGGATACCCCATGGAAACGTGTTACCTGCCAGAGGCTGTCCCTTGTTTTGAGCTATTAGCAGCACTGCTTGCATTAGTCTGTGGAAATATCCTGAATGCCTCTAGAACACAACGGAACCGGTCTTCGGCTGCGTTTGCACAGCTGTTCGCAGACGATCGCTTGCACCAGTTTCCCAGACTCTCTGTTGCCTTCATATCATGTTTTTCACTTTATTTGGCTACACATCGACATTTAGAAAGGTCTTTCGTTGATCATCCCCTTTTGGAACAGACATGCCAGGTGGGGGTGACGAGCTGGGGGGGCATCCCGCCTCAGCAGCAACAGTCCAGGAGTGCGCCACTTTGAATCTGAAAGGCTCAGGTAAGCTTTTCGATTTATACCCGCTGATTCGCCCGGCTGGCTTAGCTGGTGCGCGAGACAGTTTCGGGACCCGGGACTGTGTACAACCAGAGAAGGGATCGCAAGAACGTGTCAGTTTCCCTAAAAGGTCGAATTACCAGCCTCCTTGGCTGACTTCCCCAGATGAGGTTTCACCCCGAGCAGCGGGTGTTAAGCGGCTAGAGGTCGGTGGGGATACATCACTCAAGAGACTCCTTTCAAACCAAGCACCTACAAGTGAAATGGAGAGGTTCTTGCTAGAACGGCGCGAGGCGGTTTACAGGAGCACGTGGACAAAGCCTTTGGGCAAGAGCCAAATCCGTGGACTGCGCCTTTCAGACGCGACAAAGGCGCCGAATTTCCGCTTCGGCATCAAACAAACGACAGACGAGACAAATGCTGCAAAAAAGCTCATCTTTCCCCAAGATGCCCCGTCAAACTCTGAACAGGATGAGAGACTCTACCAGAAAACTCATCGTGACTATCCACCCGGACAGCAAGTCGACCGCCACTACGAGGTGAAGCACATTGACCTCCGTGACTTCCGCTTCGGGAAGTCCTACGCGAAGGAAGTTGAGGGGGTTAAAGAGTGCCTATCTGGAAGTAGGGACGCCGGAGGGTCGACGGATGAGTCTTCCAAAGCCGTTGAAGACTACCGTCGGATCTGCTATCCAGAAGTAGGCAAGACTGCCCTGTCGGTGGCGGGGAACCCGGATGTTCCCATAGACTTTGCCTTCGGGCTGGTAACTCACCGCGATCCTGCAACTGTCGAGGAGTGTCTCCAGGGATCCTACTCTTTAGCTGAGCAGCAGCCTGATGCCGACCTCGGCAGATCCCGCGCTTTTCGCGCTTTAACAAAAGGCTTCTTCTTGCAAGACGGTTCCGCAAGTCTCAGCGCGGATGGTATTCCGCCTTCGAAGCTGTCATCTGCGTTTCAGCGATTCCTGTCAAACCCAGCATTTCAAACTCAGTCCGAAAGACGGTTTGGAGTCCCCAGTATTCGCACGGATATTGCACCTCCCAAAAAGAGACGAATTGATGACTGCGTCAACTACGA
Proteins encoded in this window:
- a CDS encoding hypothetical protein (encoded by transcript TGME49_247010); its protein translation is MPGGGDELGGHPASAATVQECATLNLKGSDATKAPNFRFGIKQTTDETNAAKKLIFPQDAPSNSEQDERLYQKTHRDYPPGQQVDRHYEVKHIDLRDFRFGKSYAKEVEGVKECLSGSRDAGGSTDESSKAVEDYRRICYPEVGKTALSVAGNPDVPIDFAFGLVTHRDPATVEECLQGSYSLAEQQPDADLGRSRAFRALTKGFFLQDGSASLSADGIPPSKLSSAFQRFLSNPAFQTQSERRFGVPSIRTDIAPPKKRRIDDCVNYDDELSVGQLLTPAPFEAWGVSDEAFLIPRPRDKLLDLVRNSVGLSYADRPMLEQAVDIALGRKATEHPTTQDGSTQQVMASFMDVLNVFTRMLDERIAQETCSLTQTDRLRLF